The region TAGTAGTcatagtggtagtagtagtagtggtagtagtagcagtagtagtagtagcagtagctgtagtagcagcagcagcagtagcagtagtagcagtagcagcagcattagtagtagtagtagtcgtactggtagtggtagtagtagtagcagcagtagtagcagtagtagcagcagcagcagtagtagcagtagtagcagtaacagcagcagcagtagcagcagtagtagcagtagtagcagtagtagcagcagtagcagtagtagcagcagcaggagcagcagtagtagtagtagcagtagtagtagcagcagcagtagtagtagcagcagcaggagtagcagtagtagtagcagcagcagcagtagtagtagcagcagcagtagtagtagtagtagcagcaggagtagtagcagtagtagtagcagtagcagtagtagtagtagcagcagtagcagtagcagcagcagtagtagtagtagcagcagtagcagtagcagcagcagtagtagtagcagcagcagtagcagtagtagtagtatagcagcagtagtagtagcagcagcagtagcagtagtagcagcagcagcagtagcagcagcagcagtagcagcagcagcagtagtagtagtagcagcaggagtagcagtagtagtagcagcagcagtagcagtagtagtagtagcagcagcagtagcagtagcagcagcagtagtagtagtagcagcagtagcagtagcagcagcagtagtagtagcagcagcagtagcagtagtagtgtagcagtagtagtagtagtgcagcagcagtagcagtagtagcagtggcagcagtagcagcagcagtagcagcagtagtagtagcagcagcagcagtagcagcagcagtagcagtagtagtagcagcagcagtagtagtagtagcagtagcagcagtagcagtagcagcagcagtagcagcagtagtagtagcagcagcagcagcagtagcagtagcagcagcagtagtagtagtagcagcagtagcagtagcagtagcagcagcagtagcagcagtagtagtagcagcagtagcagtagtagcagcagcagtagtagtagtagcagcagtagcagtagcagcagcagcagtagtagtagtagcagcagtagcagcagcagcagtagcagcagtagtagtagcggtagcagtagtagtagcagcagcagtagcagcagtagcagtagcagcagcagtagcagcagtagcagcagtagcagtagcagcagcagcagaagtagtagtagtattagtagtagcagtagtacaTGTGCTACCGCTAACTGTGGATTCTGTGTTTGCAGACATAGATGAATGTGAATTGCCGACCCTCCATCGTTGCCCCCCTTTAGCAGGTTGCAACAACACACTGGGGTCCTACCAATGCATTTGTCCCCAGGGGTTCATTGATATTGACCCCAGCAATCCAGGAACCAGCTGTAAAGGTCAGATTCATCATAAAAATCAGATATTTGTATCGAACATCTAAATCAACAAGCTTGACCACCAATTTGCACCAGACTTCGATTGTGGCTTCTCTCTTCTCAGCAGAAGACAGAACCGGGGCCAGCACAGAGCCCCCGACTCTCTTGGTGCCAACCATGAACACAAACGACAGCTCTACTACCTACACCGTGGAGGAGCCTCAGGGTAGCAACACTACTGACAACAGAACGACTGCAGCTCCGAGTCCCACAGGCCCCGTCTTAAACAAGTCGTCTCAGGTTCCAACAGGATCCACACAGGCCTCAACCACAGAGCCCAGTCTGCAAACAGCAGTGTGCCGTAAGAACCTTCTTTATTAAGTCTCAAGCTTGGTTCGGATCTTAGTGAGCGATCCTGAAAGCGATTCTGAGGTGAAGAACTGTGTTCTGGGTCcatgtttggccagattgtacaGTCACGGGCAGAAGCAGGACCCTGATGCCGCACACAAACAATGGAGGAGCACCTAGCGAATTTTATCAAGAACAGTTTCATATCACCAAAGAATACAGCGTCCGAATAATCCAGGAAATAATCCCACAGGTTGATAATTCTCAAAGAAGAACTCGTACAAGGACGTGAAGAACTCAGGCGCACGGTATCAGGCAGGGGAACAGGACAGCCACATCAGGAAGAGGCGGGGTCAAAACCAGGAAATCAGTCCGAAGAGTAGCGCTGGAGAGTCGGGCAGGAGCACAcaaacaatctggcaaagagtgaAGGCCAGGTAGGGGGTTTAGATAGCCGAGACCCAGACAGGTGCCAGAGAGGCTGGTGAGCGAAGAAAAGACACAGGTGTTGAGGGGTGTCCTGAGTAGGATGGAGCAGACTGGCACAACATGACCATTCTGTTATTGCTCTGTCAGAGCTTTGATCTTATTCTTTAATGGAAAATAGTTATTTTTCGTGACTGAGGGATCAAATGAGGGAACTCACCAGTACCTATAGACTATAACATgattctcttctcctcctccagcacctcccagCATACTGAGGTTATGGTCAGCCAACGTGACTGggtcctccttctccatctgctggtcCAGCCAATTTCACACCAACCAGATGTATGTTGTTGAGGTTTTGAAGGGGACAGAGGTCCATGTCTGGCAGACACATGAGGAGATGATGGTGGTACTGGGACGGGATCCTGGGGAGCTCTACACCGTCGTTGTGACACCATGTGCCTGTGGAAGTCAGGGAAGCCCTCTTCGTATAGCAGTGAGGACAGGTTAGACCCGTGTTATTACAGTTAAGAGGACATTATgtcaatgacacttttaaatGGTGTTAATATGAGTGGCTTTGATTTTTGATTCTATATTTACTATGTGGCCACTTTTCACCCCTGTGGGAAAATGGATTCTCCCTAACGAATGGTAAATCTGCTAAATTCCTTTTGCTCTCCGTAGACGCTTTGACTCTTGGCGCCACAGCTCGCCTCACCAACATCCAGTTCAACGTGGAGCTGCAGGACGCCAGCACCCAAGCTTACACAAACCTGACGGGGAGCATTTTAGCAGAGGTTAGAGGGTGTCAATGAAAATGTACATCAAACTGTCCGGAACATCACAGGCCTTTAGcattctcttcctcctgcgaCACCAGATCCACCAGGCTCTGCCTCCAGAGGTCAAAGCCATGTGGGAGTCAGAGCAGGTGAGGGTCGAAGTCAGAGGGTTTTCCCCCGGCAGCGTGGTAGCACAcctcaccatcatcttcacccCAAGTCAGAGCCAGGACATTATTAACGTGACTGCAGCTGTTCTCCAGTCTCTGATGAACTCCACCAAATACAGCGTGGACCCACACAGCATAAATGTGACAGGTAcctctttctctgtcctccagcgtGAAAGACATTTCTTTACCGTTCCGGCCTTCAACACTATTCACTCAAATCTCAATTTATACAAAGTGAGACCAGAGGGGGATAGCATCACCCTAGTGACCAAGCTGCACGTTCCTTTGCTAACTTTTGTCTGTATGTTCCTCACAAAGTCCTCATTTGTGAGCAGAATATTGTGCTGTTTTAGATTTTGATGAATGTTCTTCGGGGGACAATGACTGTTCCCTTTGGgccacgtgcacaaacacatggGCCTCGTACACGTGTGTTTGTCTGAGAGGCTTTAAAGACGCCGACCCAGAAAGGCCCGGACGAGCCTGTCAAGGTGCAGTTCTAtattcggtgtgtgtgtgtgtgtgtgtgtgtgtgtgtgtgtgtgtgtgtgtgttgtgtgtgtgtgtgtgtgtgtgtgtgcattttaattGCAAATACTCTGTTGTTGGAACACTGAGACTCACactgtgttttccagctgccAACACAACCTTCTCACCTCCAACATCCTCAACCGATAATCCTGCATCAGCCCATTCAACAGCTACCAGAGTTGCCGAGGTCACCGCGGCAACGGCTGCAATCCCAGCTACCTCAGCGATTTCAGTTACCTCCAGCAGGCCTTCTTCCCCTGCAGCTGACACTCCTTCACAGTCCACCACTGTGACCCCAACAGGCACCAAAGCTGCCACCACAACGGGCCCAACTGGCCCAGAACGTGCCAGCACCGGGGCCATCTCGGTCCAGTGCAGGGGGGCTGCCATCACTGTCTCGGTGGTCCGAGACTTTCTTCTGCGCGCCTCTATAAGAGAGAACGCTCTCTATCTTGGCTCGCTGGAATGTGGCATCAATGGAGGCAACGCTACTCatgtccagctgactgtggGTTGGAATGAATGCGACACTAAAATTGTGCATGTGAGTTTCTCGCTTCCTTCCTGGCTAAAAAAGTTTGGAATTGAACGAATGTGTGCGAAGCTGACACACAGTGTAATATTTGGTATTTTAGAATGAAAGCCACTATATGGCATCGGTTACCCTCTTCAACACCATGGATCAGAAGGTCTTACCCAGTGGAGCGGTGGAGGCCCCTAAAGTCCACCTGGAGGTTCCCATCGTCTGTGCTTATGTGAAGAGCATGCTCATTTCTGCTGACTTCAGCTCCACGGGGTACCTTCTGTTTGTTTCTGGACAACTTAAAAGTTGTGACGCATCCACCATTCCCATTCTGTGCCAGCGCATTGTTAGCTTAGCGTAGCGCAAAGTTTCCTTCAACTTCACCCACGgtaacaaataaatacaaccGATGTTGTGAGGGACTTTTGCTTATGTGTTGCCGCAGATATGAAATGTTGAAGGACGTCATCCTGGGCTCGGGCTCCTTCCTGGTGAGAGTGCAGCTGATGAATGGCACCGATCCTCTTCCTCACAACTACAGCGTGTCCTCTGATGAGGTTGTGGTGGTGGATGTGAGTCTCAACACCTCCCTGGATCAAATTAAAGTCGTCATTAATAGATGCTGGGCCACCTCCACCCAAAATCCTGGAGACACTTATAGCTACATCTTCTTGGAGAACAGGTCTGCAAGGTCTTCCTGCTCTCATTGCTGCTACCTTTTAACTGTTGCAGAAAGAGGTGAAGCTCTCTGTTGAAtctctccacagctgctccttAAATAAGTACACCAAAGTGCTCTCCAACGGGAACTCCAGCACATCTCGTGTGTCGGTGCAGATATTCTCCTTCGTCGACCTGAGTGTGATCTATCTGCATTGCCAGGTGCAGATTTGTGCACAGATTGGCTCCGACAGCTGTGTGCCGGTGAGTACGCCCACCACCTCACTGGTGGTGAGGTCCTCCTTCCTTCATGGTCCACAGCTCTGCTCAACGCTGGACTGTGTCCTTCTCTTTAGGACTGCTTACAACGAACATCTCGATCTTCAGACAACACGATCGCAACCACTTTTGGTTCTTCGGGGCCTCTGCTGAAGTCCAATGAAGGTACCTTCTTTATTACAGTGAAACTTGGTGCTTGTGTACGTGCAGCAGGGATTTCCTCTCAATGCTGTGTTGTACTGATTATAACGCTAACATGTTCTCACAGAAACCTTAGTGGAGGACGTCAGTGATCTTCAAGTAATTGGTTTGTCTTGCCTGGGAGTTGGACTttgcctcttcttcatcatcggCTTCATATGCCTGTTCTACTACCAGAGGAATCGTATCGGCCACTACAACTTCAGCACCAATCCCAAAGAGGAGAACTTCACCTCTCTGGCCACGAATACGTAGAGGAGCAGATCAAAAGAGGACCTCTCCAATGGACTTTCCATGAGACACATTTGATGTGGACAGACGTCTGCACTGAGGCGTAGCTTTAGCAAACATCTGTAGCAACCGCAGAGGTTACAGTCGGACGTGAAAGGTTTTCATGATCTCGCCGAAGACACACCGATAACTAGAATTTCATTTAGCTGCCGTTTTCTACATTATCATTTAGTCTGGTGTGGGTGGAAGTTAAGATGGTGTCTGGACATAAAGCCATGCTGTCATTTTTGATGGCATATAATATGAATATTTgatatataatatttatatatggTATAACAATATAACATTTACAGAAGAGCCTTTGTATCGTATATTGACACTGGTGGGGCATCATCCATGatataaaactgaaaaaatgtcattttatcaCGCTTGTTCTTTGAACTGATCAAACCAACTACCCTCCCTGACAACAGTATACCAAGCAAAATATAACAAAATTGAAATATGGCGGTATAATGGTGCTTTGGTCCTGCAGATTTTTACAGTAAGAGAGCTCCCCAGTGGCTAGAACAAAACCAGACTTACAAATGCAAACATGTTAAATCAAATCAACACCGTCAAATATAAAAATTTGCAAAGCCCAGAGTTAAACTTGTCTCAGGGTGAGAGGTAACAACAATGTAAGCTGAACTCAGAAGAGAGGATAAAAGAAACCGTGTTTTGTTGTCTGAAATCGTGTGAAAACCTCACAGAGATCAGTATTTTAGCTCTGAAGGTCAAAACCAGAAGCTCGAGAATGGTGTTATGGCGAGAGACGGCCTCTAGGTGGTAGTGTGGCCCGAGTCAGGGTGGTATCGCTATTAGTCCAGCGTTGCAGAATTTGAGCCTCAGCTGAGTTCTACTTGATTAGAAATGGGCCTTGTTGTGTTATTATGTTATCAGCCACAAATTAACTCCCTTGACCCTCTATTTTTATAATATTGAAGGATATTTCAATGACAAAGAGCCCAGACTCAAGCTGCTTTAGAtgaacttcctgtctgcatgTCGACAACTACTGTTGCATCCTAATGACACAGAAAAATGCACTTCTATTTACTCATAACTGATGTTCACAGCTGCAATATAGAAATATGTTGCTTGTTTAATGTATGTGTTCTGTTTTCCACTTTGGTCagcaaaaagtgtttttttagtCTGCTGTATGAACAAATAAAGCTAAAGATAGTGGCTCAGATGATCCATGTTGACACGGGAAGGACAGAACcaggagggaggcagaaacacacactcttccccCAATGCTGCGGCACTGACGAGCAGCTTTAACACTCAGAGGCGCTGCATTGATCTTTGAGCTCTTTGATCAATATCATATCATTAATGTTTAACACCTGGTTTaggtcaaaaacacacagaatatcACTGGTATAAATCAAGATGCAcctctgtcctgtgtgtgtgtgtggtgtgtgtgtgtgtgtgtgtgtgtgtgtgtgcacctgcgTGTGTTTATCTTCGGGTAAAGGTTTGGGTTATGGAGTCAGTTGGTAGCAAATGCCCCACCTCCAAATTAACCCATTCAGTCCTGCCACTGGAACCCTAGCAacctgtctccatggcaacaccaCAGCCACAAAGAGACTGATGGGAAGAAGAACAAGagtgcagagaggaaggagggatgtCTCATGATAATTCACACATCCATACACACTGGTGGAATATACTACAGACTTCTCCCTACAAAAGTGCAGTTCTAGACAGGGAAATTATGGTCTGTTAAACTGAGATCGAAGAGAACTACGTTATAACAAAACTTTAGCCTTGAGATTCTTCGGAtggaacaaaaaacaaaaggccGTTTTATTGATAGGGACACTTTGGAATTCCAAAATAATGGTTTCCTTTTCCTCGTGTTCCTTCGCGTGACGCCTCACCCTAAAGAAATGTAAAGATGCGTATCATTCCTGCACAGCACACACTGCATGCACTCTATTAAATGCATTAGCAGACTAATACAATATGATTTAATGTGcttgtttatttacaggaagACCATTTACATACAGTACAGATATAATTGTACATGTGCTGTTGTGTTAGAAGCATCTTTTCAATAATATTGACATGTTGTTATAAATGTAATTGCATTTAACCTGCAATGAAACATGTAGCACCTTTGTGTCAAGATCCGAGTCAAAGGTTTTCATCCGTGTCCCGAAGGTTTGGACCCCCTCTTCAGTCCCACCATGGCTTTTCAGCTACCAGATATTTACTGGAActggagctgcttctgcagatCTACTCAGTTTAGCTCTTATCTAGAACAAAGCGTACGACCCCGCCACTCCTGCGAGGTCTCTCTACTGGTGGCTGTggttctcctccatcagcaccCTGGGAATAATGATGACCGGGTCGGAGAGGCtcatcttcagcatctctgGGGGACAGGACAGCACAGGGTGAAGACACAAAAGAGAAGgaagcagacagagacaggtgagacaatTCAAGGATCAGAGACCAACCAACGAATggatggacccccccccccttccctcctggGGCCACTAATTTCAGAGGGCCCTTTCAGACATGCAGAAACAGGCAGCATGCGCTTCAGGGTCATTCATCTGTTGTCCACACTCCCTCCATGCCTCccctcatctcacacacaccaacactccaggtgagcagagcagaggcagcatgcTTCTGAagacaaccaaccaaccaccgaccaaccaaccaaccaaccaaccaaccaaccaaccaaccacccacccaaccaacaaccaaccacccacccaaccaaccaacaaccaaccagccaaccaaccacccacccacccacccaaccaaacacccagccaaccagccaaccacccacccaaccAAACACCCAACCAGccaaccacccacccaaccAATCAAGCAACCACCCAcccaaccaacaaccaaccagCTAACCAcccaaccaaccaccaaccacccaaccaacaaccaaccaaccaaccaccaaccaaccacccacccagccaaccaaccaaccaccaccaaccaaccaaccacccacccaaccaatcaaccaaccaatcaaccaGCCAACCACCCAATCAACCAGccaaccacccacccaaccaaccaaccaaccaaccaaccacccacccaaccaatcaaccaaccaatcaaccaGCCAACCACCCAATCAACCAGCCAACcacccaaccaaccaaccaaccaaccaaccaaccaaccaaccaaccagccaaccaaccaatcaatggTTTTGAACATTCAGGTAGTGTGAAcacgtcttcttcttccctaGATAAACGTGCAGCTTGATTTTTTTAACAAGCTTTGCAGATGTTGGAAGCAGCTGGttgagagaaaagaaagaggcaaaaagcaaatgaggatgaggaggtgacaCCCGTGGACACGTGTGGTCCACTGTTAGTCCACTGTCCATAtggaagagaaagacagaggacGTGATGCGGCGccaaaacaaccacaaacatTGCTGCAACAGAAGGAGGTCGAGGTCGTGTGTATGAACTGAATGAGCGGCGCTGGTGGCCTGTGGAGCGTAGCCATGGTGACAGGTTACCTGGGATCGGCCCGTGCACACCCCCACATGTGCTGCTTTAGAGTCTGCACCCAGCCAATGTCTCGGATTGGCTGGAAGAGCTGAATGTAGTGGTGCTGTTTTAGCACGGTCCTTCAAATGAATCAGAACGTTACTCATTAGCACACAATGAACTGGAGACAGCATCATCTCTAGCAGAGCCACTTCTAAACCAGCAGTCtaagcagcagaaccaggactAGCGCGCGGCCACCATTGGGCCCTAAAGCCTTGGATGCATCTGCTCTGCTAAATCGTGTCGAAATCCTTTGATGTGCATGTTGCTCCGACAAACAATGAGgacaaaaaaagatgtttatGGAGCCACGTTCTAGCAGGGGCCCCGACTCGCCTGCAGAGCTCCTCAGAGCTCCTGCTAGAATGTGACCGTAGTCTGGAGGAAGCAATCAAAGGAGAGCAAACTTCTCTTCCATGTGGATTTTTGTTGTGCGTTCCAGAGACCGTGACAAGAAAGATGCGGGTAAATACGGAAtctgccaaaaaaaaagcaagaagacgctgctttttttctgctttttacatttatttgcaATGTTTCATTAAATTAGAGCAGGCAAATATAAACACAAGCACATTACAGTCAGTGTATTTAATCTAGATTTAACTGCCTAACACCCCCAGACCCcaaccaccccacccccacatcccacccccacccaatTCAGTGGAAAGAGTCACTTTATCAAAGGCTGCAAAATGCTAATGAGTCAGGCTGTCGTCCCTCATCTGCATGGAAACGAGTGGAACTgagcacaggaagtgatgtgaggtgaggaggtggggtggggagggggggcaattACTGGTGGACCAAGGGAAAAACAGACCTAATCTATAATGTACCTATAGAATATTCATATCTATTGTGAGTAGCTCCGCGGGACACCGTCAGGCATGTTTGCATTATTTAGCAAATGTTTTCTTGGGCAGGTTCCGCCTGGATGGTGAAACAAACGTGGTCTGAAAATGGATTTCGGAGGAGAACTCGAGGCTTCATCCAGGTCAAATATGTGGGCCGCCAGTCTGGTAACCCAGTGGCTGGCTGGCTCATCCAACTGGTTAGGTTTACCCGCGTGACCCGGTCTGGTCAGTGGGCACCTGCTCACTACGTGACGGCATTAGACGCGTAATCACCACCAATATCAACATCAAACAGGAGAACAACTCTTCAAAGTGACCATAAAAGCCATCCAATAAATGGCTGGGATGTGGGCCTGCACAGGCCCAGGACCTGTGGGTTCTTCCCCAAGCACGGACCCATCAGCAGAACTGGACTCAGCATGAAGCAAGTCTTCCATTTAGCTTCTGAGCTGCTGGTGTCCATGTAGGAGGAGAAGAAACTTTCCGAAATGTCAACTTATATTTTAAGATATGAAACAAAGCGTttgaaaacagaacaaaagatTTGACCGGctcaaagcaaagaaaagctcTTTAGATTTACAACAGCCAGCCAGTGACAGCAGTTGCTATGgcaccctggggggggggcatcaaatGCAAAGAGGCTGTCGACCACTTGGCTGTGGCGTTGTAATATAGCGTTAGCGGCTTCTTCTCATGGGTCCACCATGGGTGAAGGAGAGGACGAAGGAATGAAGACGAGGGGAGGGAATCACAGATGACGACACAGATGAAGCTCATTTTGCAGCCTCTGCTTTGCTCCCCCAAAGAtaagaaatgaaaggaaaagtaGTGCTTAATGCGTTTACTCTTTTGCCTCAGCCAGTTTGTTGTTGATCTCTTTACTTTTCTCCTTGCTCCCCACCGGCTGCTTCTCCACGGCCATCTTCCTGGAGCCCCTCTGTGCTACCCCCTGCTTATCTTTGGCTCTCTTCACAGGCGTGCCCTGGCCTGATGCCGCCGCCCCACTCTGTCTGGGTTTAGAACGAGGGAGGCTATACCTGTCCATCTGAGGAGGGCAGACAGTGGACATGATCGGCCTCAGCTCAGGTGCTTCACAACGACGAGAGGAACATGGAAGCAGGAGCACGAGTGGGGATTCAAATCTGGATGAATCTGACCTGTTTGGAAGGGTCCGTGTACAAACTGCGTACCCGCCGCCGGTCCAGCGCCTTGTTGTCAGCAGGCGGGGCCGGGGCCTGGGCCTTGAAGGTGGCGTTGTAGCTGGTCTCTAGTCGGGTCTTCTCATCTGGAGGCAGGTACTGGGACTTAGCCCGTATCATTCTGGTTGGCTTCACATCAGCGTAAGCCTTGTACTCAGCCCTGTGGGAAGATCAGTTATTACGTCAGGTCACGTGCACGGAGCGCTTTCATTCATCGCCATAGCGACAGTAAACTCAGCAGAGTGAGGTCGCTCTTCGGGAGCACCGAGACGCGCTTTGTTAGGCTACCTGGGTTTGATTTgaaatgcattctgggtaatggTGTCAGCGAGCTGACAATGCTGCCCAACGATTCCAAGAATCCCATCATTGACCCTTCCTGTGACGGCTCCGTTATTTCATTAGCAATCACAATCGGGCTCTCCGGGACTCTGCGGCAGTGACTCTATGTCTTCAGTAAGAGTTCTCACTCTttttgaccctgaccctgaccctgaccctgaagaCACAACCGTGACCTCGAGGTCCCGACCCTCTCTgtgtggtgggcggggccagctgCTGCGTCCGTCAGCGCTGTAGTAGAGTTTAGGTACAGCCAGTGTGGGAGGAGCTACAGGTAGCAGTAACATGTAGGCCCACGTGCACCCCAACAGGACCGGCGCTACTGTAACCTCATGTACGTCAGCAGAGTGCACGTGCATGGTTCTTATGAAGCTGTGGGGGAACGCGCccacctctgacctgcctgTGACCTTCATAGTGGACCTCGTATGTGTAGCTACAGAGGGGTGTAAGCTTGAGCGAGTCACCTGTACGAGCTGCTGCCGGCGATCTCCTTGATCTGCCTGTTGACGGCATCTGTCGACCTCCGTCCTCGACCCTCTCCTTCGACCCGGAGCACCACCTTCTTCAGCTCGGCTTCTTTTCTGGAGGCCTTGCTGCGGCCGTGTCCCTGGAGAAGGTCTTTCTCTTGGACCCTGTCTGCCACCGCGCTCTTCTCCGCCTCACCGTCGGCGGCCGCCTGCTGCCGGGGCCTGTCCGGGACCCGGTTATCCACGCGGGGCGCCTTCTGTATCCAGGGGTGGTCGCACCTCTTGGGGATGGGCCAGGGCTTGAAATCCTTCTGGTACTGGGT is a window of Takifugu flavidus isolate HTHZ2018 chromosome 14, ASM371156v2, whole genome shotgun sequence DNA encoding:
- the map6a gene encoding microtubule-associated protein 6 homolog isoform X3; this translates as MAWPCISRACCMARFWNQLDKADIAVPLVFTKYTDVSEMQHIQLQPSAQARVAIETQPPRAQSRTRTAARAPRRCVSEERVCNSVMREDFKHWNVRPEPSCKPKNEYHEPETPFNSETQYQKDFKPWPIPKRCDHPWIQKAPRVDNRVPDRPRQQAAADGEAEKSAVADRVQEKDLLQGHGRSKASRKEAELKKVVLRVEGEGRGRRSTDAVNRQIKEIAGSSSYRAEYKAYADVKPTRMIRAKSQYLPPDEKTRLETSYNATFKAQAPAPPADNKALDRRRVRSLYTDPSKQMDRYSLPRSKPRQSGAAASGQGTPVKRAKDKQGVAQRGSRKMAVEKQPVGSKEKSKEINNKLAEAKEFRIYPHLSCHGLWNAQQKSTWKRSLLSFDCFLQTTVTF
- the map6a gene encoding microtubule-associated protein 6 homolog isoform X2, yielding MAWPCISRACCMARFWNQLDKADIAVPLVFTKYTDVSEMQHIQLQPSAQARVAIETQPPRAQSRTRTAARAPRRCVSEERVCNSVMREDFKHWNVRPEPSCKPKNEYHEPETPFNSETQYQKDFKPWPIPKRCDHPWIQKAPRVDNRVPDRPRQQAAADGEAEKSAVADRVQEKDLLQGHGRSKASRKEAELKKVVLRVEGEGRGRRSTDAVNRQIKEIAGSSSYRAEYKAYADVKPTRMIRAKSQYLPPDEKTRLETSYNATFKAQAPAPPADNKALDRRRVRSLYTDPSKQMDRYSLPRSKPRQSGAAASGQGTPVKRAKDKQGVAQRGSRKMAVEKQPVGSKEKSKEINNKLAEAKEDAEDEPLRPGHHYSQGADGGEPQPPVERPRRSGGVVRFVLDKS
- the map6a gene encoding microtubule-associated protein 6 homolog isoform X1, which gives rise to MAWPCISRACCMARFWNQLDKADIAVPLVFTKYTDVSEMQHIQLQPSAQARVAIETQPPRAQSRTRTAARAPRRCVSEERVCNSVMREDFKHWNVRPEPSCKPKNEYHEPETPFNSETQYQKDFKPWPIPKRCDHPWIQKAPRVDNRVPDRPRQQAAADGEAEKSAVADRVQEKDLLQGHGRSKASRKEAELKKVVLRVEGEGRGRRSTDAVNRQIKEIAGSSSYRAEYKAYADVKPTRMIRAKSQYLPPDEKTRLETSYNATFKAQAPAPPADNKALDRRRVRSLYTDPSKQMDRYSLPRSKPRQSGAAASGQGTPVKRAKDKQGVAQRGSRKMAVEKQPVGSKEKSKEINNKLAEAKETVLKQHHYIQLFQPIRDIGWVQTLKQHMWGCARADPRDAEDEPLRPGHHYSQGADGGEPQPPVERPRRSGGVVRFVLDKS